The following coding sequences lie in one Danio rerio strain Tuebingen ecotype United States chromosome 3, GRCz12tu, whole genome shotgun sequence genomic window:
- the ppp1caa gene encoding protein phosphatase 1, catalytic subunit, alpha isozyme a: MAEPDKLNIDSIIQRLLEVKGSRPGKNVQLTESEIRGLCLKSREIFLSQPILLELEAPLKICGDVHGQYYDLLRLFEYGGFPPESNYLFLGDYVDRGKQSLETICLLLAYKVKYPENFFLLRGNHECASINRIYGFYDECKRRYNIKLWKTFTDCFNCLPVAAIVDEKIFCCHGGLSPDLQSMEQVRRVMRPTDVPDQGLLCDLLWADPDKDVLGWGENDRGVSFTFGADVVAKFLHKHDMDLICRAHQVVEDGYEFFAKRQLVTLFSAPNYCGEFDNAGAMMSVDETLMCSFQILKPADKKLYYGGGGGMGSGRPVTPPRNSAKGGKAKK; this comes from the exons ATGGCGGAGCCGGACAAATTAAACATTGACTCCATAATACAGCGTCTCCTGGAAG TTAAAGGCTCCAGGCCAGGCAAGAACGTACAGCTGACAGAGAGTGAAATTCGTGGCCTCTGTCTCAAATCGAGGGAAATTTTCCTCAGCCAGCCTATCCTGCTGGAGCTGGAAGCACCGCTCAAGATCTGTG gTGATGTCCATGGTCAGTACTATGATCTTCTTCGTCTCTTCGAGTATGGGGGCTTTCCTCCTGAGAGTAACTACTTGTTCCTGGGGGACTATGTGGACAGAGGGAAGCAGTCCCTAGAGACAATCTGCCTCCTGTTGGCCTACAAAGTCAAATATCCTGAAAACTTCTTCCTGCTGCGTGGCAACCACGAGTGCGCCTCTATCAATCGTATATATGGCTTCTATGATGAGT GTAAGCGGCGGTATAACATTAAGCTGTGGAAGACCTTCACGGACTGTTTCAACTGTTTACCTGTGGCTGCCATTGTAGACGAGAAGATCTTCTGTTGCCATGGAG GCCTCTCTCCAGACCTGCAGTCAATGGAGCAGGTGCGGCGTGTCATGCGGCCCACGGACGTGCCTGACCAGGGGCTGCTTTGTGACCTGCTTTGGGCCGACCCAGATAAAGACGTGCTGGGATGGGGAGAGAATGACCGCGGTGTGTCCTTCACCTTCGGTGCAGACGTAGTGGCCAAATTTCTTCACAAACATGACATGGACCTAATATGTAGGGCGCATCAG GTGGTGGAAGACGGTTATGAGTTTTTTGCAAAGAGACAGTTAGTCACCCTGTTCTCCGCTCCTAACTACTGTGGCGAGTTTGATAACGCCGGGGCCATGATGAGTGTGGATGAAACACTCATGTGTTCTTTCCAG ATCCTCAAGCCAGCCGATAAGAAGCTGTACTACGGTGGAGGAGGAGGAATGGGCTCAGGTCGCCCGGTCACCCCGCCGCGAAATTCAGCCAAGGGTGGAAAAGCCAAGAAATAA